A window of SAR202 cluster bacterium contains these coding sequences:
- the selB gene encoding selenocysteine-specific translation elongation factor, which translates to MYVVGTAGHVDHGKSTLIKALTGIDPDRLPEEKAREMTIDLGFAWLTLPSGREVSVIDVPGHERFVHNMLAGVGGVDLALLVVACDEGVMTQTREHLAILDLLQVKSGLVALTKADLVDAEMLDLVKLDTEESLKGTVFEKAPMMPVSSYTGKGIPELKRKIDDMLTSTPPRPDVGRPRLAVDRSFTVAGFGTVVTGTLIGGSLGVGQEAELAPSGRKVRIRGLQTHKQKLDKADPGRRLAINLTGVSHDEVRRGEVLTNPGWLKPTNLVDVRLKLIKDAPRPMKHNARVSFHLLASETAARVRLLDTKELQPGQEAWAQVHMEDPLPVVKDDFFVVRDTETTLGGGRVADAQPKRHRAFSETVLESLSRMEQGSPGEAVLSSLEQAGPSDIATLAQRGNQALSEALPMVESLAKEGRLVVLGDGEVRGESAVYSNRAWEALEEQAQTFLAQYHRQFPLRKGASREEMRSRLGLSAPLFPLVLARLIQDEVVTEDASLVRLPQHKVSMKPQQEQQAASYLKALASDPFSPPTDQPIDPALLALLIEEGRVVRVDASVVLSADAYKQAVNKITSYIRDNGKITVADARTLLNSTRKYVLPLLEYMDQQRITRRVGDERVLR; encoded by the coding sequence ATGTACGTTGTCGGAACGGCTGGCCATGTGGACCACGGCAAGTCCACCCTTATCAAAGCCCTGACAGGCATAGACCCGGACCGCCTTCCCGAAGAAAAAGCCAGGGAGATGACCATTGACCTGGGCTTTGCCTGGCTGACCCTGCCCTCGGGCCGAGAGGTCAGTGTCATCGACGTTCCGGGGCATGAGCGCTTCGTTCACAATATGCTGGCGGGCGTCGGCGGGGTGGACCTGGCACTGCTGGTGGTGGCCTGCGACGAAGGTGTCATGACGCAGACTCGCGAACACCTGGCCATCCTCGACCTGCTGCAGGTCAAGAGCGGCCTGGTGGCCCTGACCAAGGCCGACCTGGTGGACGCCGAGATGCTGGACCTGGTGAAGCTGGACACCGAGGAGTCCCTAAAGGGCACCGTATTTGAGAAGGCGCCCATGATGCCCGTGTCGTCGTACACCGGCAAGGGCATTCCCGAGTTGAAGCGTAAAATTGACGACATGCTGACCTCAACACCGCCGCGACCGGACGTGGGCCGCCCGCGGCTGGCGGTGGACCGCTCCTTTACCGTGGCTGGCTTCGGCACGGTGGTCACGGGCACGCTCATTGGTGGCAGCCTGGGGGTGGGGCAGGAGGCGGAGCTGGCGCCGTCGGGGCGCAAGGTGCGAATTCGCGGATTGCAGACGCACAAGCAGAAGCTGGATAAGGCCGACCCTGGACGCAGGCTGGCGATTAATCTCACAGGCGTCTCCCATGACGAGGTGCGTCGTGGCGAGGTGTTGACCAACCCCGGCTGGCTGAAGCCCACGAACCTGGTGGACGTCCGGCTGAAGCTGATTAAAGACGCGCCCCGGCCCATGAAGCACAACGCCCGCGTGTCCTTCCATCTGCTGGCCAGCGAGACCGCCGCCCGAGTGCGCCTGCTGGACACTAAGGAGCTGCAACCCGGACAGGAGGCCTGGGCGCAGGTACACATGGAAGACCCCTTGCCGGTGGTGAAAGACGACTTCTTTGTCGTACGCGACACCGAGACCACTCTGGGTGGGGGCCGGGTTGCCGACGCCCAGCCAAAGCGACACCGCGCCTTCTCCGAGACGGTGCTGGAGAGCCTGTCGAGAATGGAGCAGGGCAGCCCCGGGGAAGCAGTCTTGTCGTCATTGGAGCAGGCCGGCCCCAGCGACATCGCTACCCTGGCCCAGCGGGGGAACCAGGCGCTGTCGGAAGCGCTGCCGATGGTCGAGTCGCTAGCTAAAGAAGGACGGTTGGTTGTCCTGGGTGATGGGGAGGTCAGGGGAGAGTCGGCGGTCTATTCAAACAGGGCCTGGGAGGCGCTGGAAGAGCAGGCACAAACATTCTTGGCGCAGTACCATCGTCAGTTCCCCCTTCGGAAGGGCGCGTCGAGGGAGGAGATGAGAAGCCGGTTAGGACTTTCGGCCCCGCTGTTTCCCCTAGTGCTAGCTAGGTTAATACAGGACGAAGTTGTCACTGAAGACGCCTCGCTGGTGCGGCTGCCGCAGCACAAGGTGTCCATGAAGCCGCAGCAGGAACAGCAGGCGGCGTCGTATCTTAAGGCCCTGGCCTCAGACCCCTTCTCGCCCCCCACAGACCAGCCCATTGATCCGGCGCTGCTGGCCCTGCTCATCGAGGAGGGGCGAGTGGTGCGGGTAGACGCGTCGGTGGTCCTCAGCGCCGACGCCTACAAGCAAGCAGTAAACAAGATAACGAGTTATATTAGAGACAATGGTAAGATCACCGTGGCCGACGCCCGCACCTTGCTGAACTCGACCCGTAAATATGTGCTGCCGCTGCTGGAATACATGGACCAGCAGCGAATCACCCGTCGTGTGGGCGATGAGCGGGTGCTGAGGTGA
- a CDS encoding DNA double-strand break repair nuclease NurA codes for MGLDLAKTIQELNSAASGQRREHDDRLQRIVVAVEAMRGASKDDVAQKFDRPAPRRRFLWAKPTDGLGAAYDPPATPSDFCVLSVDGSQIDVDRHMPMACALINIGSCVIRYGAQPTARLASQPRLLFGEGLYLSDPKNGAAEVPLEGPALGLKRSLEEMRAVKPLVEALPDDLPTLALLDGTLVLWGASGRESTPLLKAEILERGLVPVLDELREMSQKRPFALAAYVSYPASSEVVKTLRLHLCQHSGEECERAGCSNRRSSMSPCSLVNHLLDRELFLNLLRPGQRSGLFISQSLVIQDYKGHQIYFFYVHTGDEIGRVEVPEWVATDERLLSMAHALVLDQCHRGLGYPVAISEAHEQAVVSGSDRQRFNELVASLLSRQGLSAATSEKSRSKRTAWL; via the coding sequence GTGGGCTTAGACCTGGCCAAGACTATCCAGGAATTGAACAGCGCGGCCTCCGGCCAGCGGCGCGAGCATGACGACCGCCTCCAGCGCATCGTCGTAGCGGTGGAGGCTATGCGGGGCGCTTCCAAGGACGACGTGGCGCAAAAATTTGACCGTCCCGCGCCTCGACGCCGCTTTTTGTGGGCGAAGCCCACCGACGGCCTGGGCGCTGCCTACGACCCGCCAGCTACACCCTCCGACTTCTGCGTGCTGTCGGTGGACGGCTCGCAGATAGACGTAGACCGTCACATGCCTATGGCCTGCGCCCTTATAAACATCGGCTCGTGCGTGATTCGATATGGCGCTCAGCCTACCGCCCGCCTCGCCAGCCAGCCTAGGCTCCTCTTCGGCGAAGGTCTGTACCTGAGCGACCCCAAGAACGGCGCCGCCGAGGTCCCCTTGGAAGGCCCCGCCTTAGGGCTGAAGCGAAGCCTGGAGGAGATGCGGGCCGTGAAGCCGCTGGTCGAAGCCCTGCCTGATGACCTGCCTACGCTGGCCCTGCTGGACGGAACGCTGGTATTGTGGGGAGCTTCGGGACGGGAGTCGACGCCGCTATTGAAGGCGGAGATTTTGGAGCGGGGGCTGGTGCCAGTCCTCGATGAGCTTAGAGAGATGTCACAAAAACGGCCCTTCGCCCTAGCGGCCTACGTCAGCTACCCCGCCAGCTCCGAGGTCGTCAAAACCCTGCGGCTGCACCTCTGCCAGCATAGCGGCGAGGAGTGTGAGCGGGCGGGCTGCTCCAATCGCCGCTCTTCGATGTCGCCGTGCAGCCTGGTCAACCACCTGCTGGACCGGGAGCTGTTCTTAAACTTGCTGAGGCCGGGGCAGCGCTCAGGGCTATTCATCAGCCAGTCGCTGGTAATTCAGGACTATAAGGGCCACCAAATCTATTTCTTTTATGTGCATACAGGTGATGAAATAGGGCGGGTGGAAGTGCCGGAGTGGGTCGCTACGGACGAACGACTGCTATCGATGGCCCACGCCCTCGTCCTCGACCAGTGCCATCGAGGCCTGGGCTACCCCGTGGCCATATCGGAAGCCCACGAACAGGCCGTAGTCAGCGGCAGCGACCGGCAGCGATTCAACGAGCTGGTGGCCTCACTGCTATCACGGCAGGGGTTATCGGCGGCCACCTCAGAAAAAAGCCGATCTAAAAGGACAGCCTGGCTATGA
- a CDS encoding ATP-binding protein: protein MPASIGQGVAVWEGLSFEGGEGAGARAGGPDAPAQRHPQETGMTTNGASPQEKPGQFLGLVTGGSLSQGVEVRLDAGVSVEDMKDGTHVTIQGEKERFIGIVTDVALGMTDPNMKYAPPDVSDPYIAQVVKGSMTYGTLSVLPMLTLPAALGADDAPKPAKTVPSHFSKVFRASERDEELVFGKEGKTHFFIGNPLDMETKVCLNMEEMVKRSCGVFGKSGTGKTFLTRLLLVGILQNDGASSLIFDMHSEYGWMGQDTDRGATVKGLKQLFPAKVAVFSLDEEHSRRRGVSPDFVLQVGYGDIEPEDVELLRQTLSLSDVAASSAWNLQHKLGAKGWLKTFLDIEGGDALAKLAEDLNINFQALRALYNRLSRLKRYAFITDKPLDDSVNRILECLDQGKHVVLEFGQYGNDLTAYILVANLLTRRIHERYARRKQEAEGGRGKPPRPLVIVIEEAHRFLNPAVAPQTIFGTIAREDRKFNVTLMVIDQRPSAIDSEVMSQVGTKLTCLLDNERDVEAVLAGTPGSRELRTVLSRLDSKQQALIFGHAVPMPVVVRTRQYGASGEYRDLVQPEWSKGRMAGQGGNGANGAGESAEEELDRKLKGMF from the coding sequence ATGCCTGCGTCAATTGGGCAAGGAGTCGCAGTATGGGAAGGACTTTCTTTTGAGGGCGGGGAAGGCGCTGGCGCAAGAGCTGGCGGGCCAGACGCCCCGGCTCAACGGCATCCTCAGGAGACTGGCATGACAACTAACGGCGCGTCGCCTCAGGAGAAGCCAGGCCAGTTCTTAGGACTGGTGACAGGCGGCTCTCTGAGCCAGGGCGTGGAGGTGCGGCTGGATGCTGGAGTGTCCGTGGAGGACATGAAGGACGGCACCCACGTTACTATCCAGGGCGAGAAGGAACGGTTCATCGGCATCGTTACCGACGTTGCCCTGGGCATGACCGACCCGAACATGAAATACGCGCCGCCGGACGTGTCGGACCCCTACATCGCCCAGGTGGTCAAGGGGTCGATGACCTACGGCACCCTGTCGGTGCTGCCGATGCTGACGCTGCCCGCCGCCCTGGGCGCCGACGACGCCCCCAAGCCGGCCAAGACCGTCCCCTCCCATTTCTCCAAGGTGTTCCGGGCGTCGGAACGGGACGAGGAACTGGTCTTCGGCAAAGAAGGCAAGACCCACTTCTTCATCGGCAATCCCCTGGACATGGAGACCAAGGTCTGCCTGAACATGGAGGAGATGGTCAAGCGCTCCTGCGGCGTCTTCGGCAAGAGCGGCACGGGCAAGACCTTCCTCACCCGACTGCTGCTCGTGGGTATCCTGCAGAACGACGGCGCGTCCAGCCTCATCTTCGACATGCACAGCGAGTACGGTTGGATGGGGCAGGACACGGACAGAGGCGCGACGGTGAAGGGCCTGAAACAGCTCTTTCCAGCCAAAGTAGCCGTGTTTTCTCTGGATGAGGAGCATTCGCGGCGGCGGGGCGTGTCGCCGGACTTCGTGCTGCAGGTGGGCTATGGGGACATTGAGCCCGAGGACGTGGAGTTGCTGCGGCAGACCTTGAGCCTGTCCGATGTGGCGGCGTCATCGGCGTGGAACTTGCAGCACAAGCTGGGCGCCAAGGGCTGGCTCAAGACTTTCCTGGACATTGAGGGCGGCGATGCTCTGGCGAAGCTTGCCGAGGATCTGAACATTAACTTCCAGGCCCTTCGCGCCCTCTACAACCGCCTCAGCCGCCTCAAACGCTACGCCTTTATCACCGACAAGCCCCTGGACGACTCGGTGAACCGTATCCTGGAATGCCTTGACCAGGGCAAGCACGTGGTGCTGGAGTTCGGCCAGTACGGCAACGATCTGACGGCCTATATCCTTGTCGCCAACCTGCTGACCCGCCGCATTCATGAACGTTATGCCAGGCGTAAGCAGGAGGCGGAAGGCGGCAGAGGTAAGCCGCCACGACCCCTGGTCATCGTCATCGAAGAAGCACACCGGTTTCTCAATCCAGCGGTAGCCCCCCAGACCATCTTCGGCACCATCGCCCGCGAGGACCGGAAATTCAACGTCACGCTCATGGTCATCGACCAGCGTCCCAGCGCCATAGACAGCGAGGTTATGAGCCAGGTGGGCACCAAGCTGACGTGCCTGCTGGACAACGAGCGGGATGTGGAGGCGGTGCTGGCGGGCACTCCCGGCTCCCGCGAGCTTCGTACGGTACTGTCGAGGCTGGACAGCAAGCAGCAGGCGTTGATATTCGGCCACGCTGTGCCCATGCCAGTAGTGGTGAGGACGCGGCAGTACGGCGCCAGCGGCGAGTACCGCGACCTGGTGCAGCCGGAGTGGTCGAAGGGGCGGATGGCGGGGCAGGGCGGCAACGGGGCTAACGGCGCGGGGGAGTCGGCGGAGGAGGAGCTGGACCGGAAGCTGAAGGGGATGTTTTAG
- a CDS encoding amidohydrolase produces the protein MYKGFKVIDADAHISEIHDIWSQYMEPEYYARRPIVGPKEESRHGASRSFMECEIFPEGRRAKTSLQGAGEVRKAAVNLDDFMPIKYGQSYALEFTPESRIADLDRLGWDKQVLIDNAPLPLRVNEGRDQGLLWACARAYNNYSRDFADTAPSRLKMVGVLPHQHDIEGMVIETRRVIEKLGAVTVTMPKATKARPWHDLAYDPFWNLAEELDFPISFHGVGSGDPHTGSRYQPRNKVSGAEVALDHAIGFPFENMISLGHLIFLGVLGRHPKLRVSFLEGNAGWLPFWLGRLDDHGIRSRRQGMWYDMDPLPLKPSDYFKRQGFVACDPDEFHLKGVVDALGDDNIVWNTDYSHPDAPDPDKALPDFIAQPISKDAKRKILWDNAVRLYGERILE, from the coding sequence ATGTACAAGGGATTTAAAGTCATCGACGCAGATGCCCATATTTCGGAAATCCACGATATCTGGAGCCAGTACATGGAGCCGGAATACTACGCCCGCCGGCCCATCGTCGGTCCCAAGGAGGAGAGCCGGCACGGGGCTAGCCGCAGCTTCATGGAATGCGAGATTTTCCCTGAGGGCCGCAGGGCCAAGACCAGCCTCCAGGGCGCCGGCGAGGTCCGCAAGGCCGCGGTGAACCTGGACGATTTCATGCCAATTAAGTACGGCCAGTCCTATGCTCTGGAGTTCACCCCTGAAAGCCGCATCGCTGACCTGGACCGGTTAGGCTGGGACAAGCAGGTGCTAATCGATAACGCGCCCCTGCCCCTGCGGGTTAACGAGGGCCGTGACCAGGGCCTGTTGTGGGCCTGCGCCCGCGCCTATAACAACTACTCCCGAGACTTTGCCGACACCGCTCCGTCCCGCCTCAAGATGGTCGGCGTCCTGCCCCATCAGCATGACATCGAGGGTATGGTCATCGAGACACGCCGCGTCATTGAGAAGCTGGGGGCGGTTACCGTCACCATGCCCAAGGCCACCAAGGCTCGGCCCTGGCACGACCTGGCCTACGACCCCTTCTGGAACCTGGCTGAGGAGCTGGACTTCCCCATATCCTTCCACGGCGTCGGCAGCGGCGACCCCCACACCGGCTCCAGGTATCAGCCCCGCAACAAGGTTTCCGGCGCGGAAGTCGCCCTGGACCACGCCATCGGGTTTCCGTTTGAGAACATGATATCGCTGGGTCACCTGATATTCCTGGGCGTGCTGGGGCGGCACCCCAAGCTTCGCGTGTCCTTCCTGGAGGGCAATGCTGGCTGGTTGCCCTTCTGGCTGGGCCGCCTGGACGACCACGGCATCCGCTCTCGGCGTCAGGGCATGTGGTACGACATGGACCCGCTGCCCCTGAAGCCTAGCGACTACTTCAAACGTCAGGGCTTCGTCGCCTGCGACCCCGACGAGTTCCATCTCAAGGGTGTGGTGGACGCTCTGGGCGATGACAACATCGTCTGGAACACCGACTACTCCCACCCTGACGCGCCTGACCCCGACAAGGCCCTCCCCGACTTCATCGCCCAGCCCATCTCCAAGGACGCCAAGCGTAAGATCCTATGGGACAATGCGGTGAGGCTATATGGGGAGCGGATATTGGAGTAG
- a CDS encoding CDGSH iron-sulfur domain-containing protein — protein MADQPVVTITIRPNGNYRVEGPVRLVDAEGKEFKIERNPFSLCRCGQSSTKPFCDGTHNKIGFNAPSKAQ, from the coding sequence ATGGCAGACCAACCAGTAGTCACCATTACGATTAGACCGAATGGCAACTATCGAGTAGAAGGGCCGGTCAGGCTTGTGGACGCCGAGGGCAAGGAGTTCAAAATAGAGCGCAATCCTTTCTCGCTATGCCGGTGCGGCCAGTCCAGCACCAAACCTTTCTGCGACGGCACTCATAATAAGATCGGCTTCAACGCGCCTTCCAAAGCGCAGTAG
- a CDS encoding metallopeptidase family protein produces the protein MLRLKRHEFVDMVLRCYEDLPPQIMDYLENVDVVVEDWPAGDVLDSQQMESRHDLLGSYTGVSRLERGGELPMLPDKITIYQRPLESICATLEDLEREVRKTLLHEVGHYLGLDEEALHRLGYE, from the coding sequence ATGCTGCGTCTTAAGCGGCACGAGTTTGTGGATATGGTGCTGCGGTGCTATGAGGACCTGCCGCCGCAGATTATGGACTACCTGGAAAACGTGGATGTGGTGGTGGAGGACTGGCCGGCCGGTGATGTCTTGGATTCGCAGCAGATGGAGTCCCGCCACGACCTGTTGGGCAGCTATACCGGCGTATCCCGGCTGGAGCGCGGCGGTGAGCTGCCAATGCTCCCGGACAAGATAACCATCTACCAGCGGCCTCTGGAGTCCATCTGCGCCACTCTTGAAGACCTGGAGCGGGAGGTGCGCAAGACGCTGCTGCATGAGGTTGGACACTACCTGGGCTTGGATGAGGAGGCGTTGCATAGACTGGGGTATGAATAG
- a CDS encoding deoxyribonuclease IV, which translates to MKLGAHVSTAGGIETAIDRGRDIGCEAIQIFGSSPQSWFFKPIPQGSIDGFKAKRAAVGMGPVFFHCIYLINLGNPDPANVKKGVKSLNDYMNLAHSIDAQGIIFHPGSHKGAGYDGIFRQTVASIIEVLENSPQGPWLTIENTAGMGQHIGARFDEIGRIIKAVGSPRVRVCLDTEHSFAAGYDVSTRDGLEKALDEFDREIGLDRLVAVHANDSKNPLGAGIDRHENIGQGHIGIQGFENIMAHPAFRGLPFFLEVPGMEGGGPDKANMDILKGIREKLGIPNAAS; encoded by the coding sequence ATGAAGCTGGGCGCTCATGTGTCCACCGCTGGGGGTATCGAGACGGCCATTGACCGCGGCCGGGACATTGGATGCGAGGCCATCCAGATTTTCGGCTCCTCCCCCCAGAGCTGGTTTTTCAAGCCCATACCTCAGGGAAGCATTGACGGCTTCAAGGCCAAACGGGCGGCGGTTGGAATGGGACCTGTCTTCTTTCATTGCATCTATCTTATCAATCTGGGCAATCCGGACCCTGCCAACGTCAAAAAGGGCGTCAAATCGCTCAACGACTATATGAACCTGGCCCACTCCATCGACGCCCAGGGCATCATATTCCACCCCGGCAGCCACAAGGGGGCGGGCTATGACGGCATCTTCCGCCAGACCGTCGCCAGCATCATCGAAGTTTTGGAGAACTCGCCGCAAGGGCCGTGGCTGACGATAGAAAACACGGCGGGCATGGGCCAGCATATCGGCGCGCGATTCGATGAGATAGGCCGCATCATCAAGGCCGTCGGCAGCCCGCGCGTGAGGGTATGCCTTGATACTGAGCACTCCTTTGCCGCAGGGTACGATGTCAGCACCAGGGACGGCCTGGAAAAGGCCTTGGACGAGTTCGACCGCGAGATAGGCCTTGACCGGCTGGTAGCCGTTCACGCCAACGACTCCAAGAACCCCTTGGGCGCGGGCATCGACCGCCACGAGAACATTGGCCAGGGGCACATTGGCATCCAGGGCTTCGAGAACATTATGGCCCACCCGGCCTTCCGCGGCCTGCCCTTTTTCCTGGAGGTGCCTGGCATGGAGGGAGGCGGCCCCGACAAGGCCAATATGGATATCCTCAAGGGCATAAGGGAGAAGCTAGGTATCCCCAATGCTGCGTCTTAA
- a CDS encoding zinc-binding dehydrogenase: protein MKALLLEEAGPDPKLAFREIAEPDCGPGQVLVRVRACGLCRHDLAVMEGLLRRGVRLPLALGHEIAGEVEKVGASVLRIAAGDRVASLPVDACGGCPQCLTGREHRCEDGRGMGHGVHGGMAEYVAVREHSLVKLPSGIPWNQACLLACPTGVALKAVREAAQVKAGETVAVTGAGGGLGTQLVQAAKLSGARVLAVTSSQAKERGLKVLGADEVIVTNDLDWSEVALALTGDRGVDVVLDTVGSAMAASAVKALSVGGRLALLGEVEGLEAQLNLGEIIFREARIIGSLGADRRHLEEAARLWSTGAIRPVVGGTKPWEEAREAVSRVKGGQVLGRMTLEV, encoded by the coding sequence ATGAAAGCCTTGCTTCTAGAGGAAGCGGGGCCTGACCCTAAACTCGCCTTCCGTGAGATCGCCGAGCCTGACTGCGGCCCCGGCCAGGTCCTGGTAAGAGTGCGCGCCTGCGGCCTATGCCGCCATGATCTGGCGGTTATGGAGGGCCTATTGCGACGCGGCGTGCGGCTGCCCCTGGCGCTGGGCCACGAAATCGCGGGTGAGGTGGAGAAGGTCGGCGCGAGCGTATTGCGCATCGCCGCCGGCGACAGGGTGGCGAGCCTGCCGGTGGACGCCTGCGGTGGATGCCCCCAGTGCCTCACTGGCCGGGAGCATCGCTGCGAGGACGGGCGAGGGATGGGCCACGGGGTCCACGGCGGAATGGCCGAGTATGTGGCAGTCCGCGAGCACAGCCTGGTCAAGCTGCCATCCGGCATCCCCTGGAATCAGGCCTGCCTCCTCGCTTGTCCGACAGGCGTGGCCCTCAAGGCTGTCCGTGAGGCGGCGCAGGTAAAAGCCGGCGAGACCGTGGCGGTGACAGGGGCCGGCGGCGGCCTGGGGACACAACTGGTCCAGGCCGCCAAACTGTCGGGGGCCCGGGTGCTGGCGGTGACGTCATCGCAGGCTAAAGAGCGGGGGTTAAAAGTCCTGGGCGCCGACGAAGTCATCGTAACCAACGACCTGGACTGGAGCGAGGTGGCCCTGGCCCTGACCGGGGACCGCGGCGTCGACGTGGTACTGGACACAGTCGGTTCAGCGATGGCAGCCAGCGCCGTCAAAGCCCTCTCCGTTGGCGGACGCCTGGCACTGCTGGGTGAGGTGGAGGGTCTGGAGGCCCAACTGAACCTCGGGGAAATCATTTTTCGGGAGGCTCGAATTATAGGGTCCCTGGGGGCGGACAGGAGGCATTTGGAGGAGGCGGCGCGGCTATGGTCGACAGGGGCGATTAGGCCGGTAGTGGGAGGGACTAAGCCGTGGGAAGAGGCGAGGGAGGCAGTCAGCCGTGTGAAGGGTGGGCAGGTTCTAGGCAGGATGACACTGGAGGTTTAG